The DNA segment CCTTCACTCTCCTACAagttgtatgttttcatttctcactcAGGGTGTTTTTAGCAGTGTCCTGGAGCAGTTTGACAACCCCCCTTCCTAGACACCCCCTTTTGTTCTTCATgccccctcctgctgctgcttaTTGCTTATGGACATGAGCAGGAATTCAGAGACAAGTTTCCCCCTTCTCAGTCACCCTGGAAAGTCTGCCCTCTCATAAGCTGCAATTCCTGGGGTAAGTCattctgtttcttcttcaaaGCTATCcatctgagaaaaacaaaaacagaaaaccaaagcaaagcaaagcaaagcaaaacccAGAACACCCAGTATAAGAAGGCTCAATGGGGAGAGCCCTTACATTGCGATACACACAGTGTCTGAAGGGCTAAACAGGCCAGTAACCCAAGAAGTATTCTGGGACAATTCTAGACCATGAAAAGAAATGACCACACTGAAGATGTATTTTCTCCCCCAGTTCCTAAGAGGCATCTCCAACATTGCTCAGGCAATTTTTGAGCTCACACCTAGGACTAAAGACAGGTGGCCACCGCTCTGGGAATTCCGCTTCTGCAAGATGCCTCCAGTACCCAAGCTATATTGACTCATCTCACTAGACTGGGTAAGTCTCATACCATAAAATAGCTTACAGGCATTTAAAGAGATTGCCGAGTTTCAACCAACCTTGCAATTTCCAAATTGAAGGAGAGATGCCTGAAATCTGGTTATACAATATAGTCGCAATATGgccccaggggaaaaaaaagccactgcCACTTGCTTCCCTGAGGATGCTCTGATTGGACTGGCACTGCCTCAGGATGGAAAGGATCAGCCTCAAGGCTCATATGAGCCTTTGGCCTGagtaaaggaggaaggagagacccAGCCAGTTTCCTAGCTCCTGCGTCGTCACAAGAATTCTCCAAAATCGACATCAAAACTTCTGTCACCCGACACCTGCACCAGCTATCACTCCAGTGGATGGAATGCTCCGTGTCCTTAGATCCCGCCACAGGATTTCCTGCCCAGAGACAATTTAAAGTGAGAAAACCAAAGGAAGGTTTGGATGCGGAACCTGCCAGGGGTGCCTGCTGATCCTGCACACCTGTGCTGGGACTCGAGTTTGACAGTAACGCAATACGAGGGAGAATTTTAAGGACAGAAAGAGATggcatgggagggagggagatagaATATGGAAAGGCTACTTACACAGTTTCGTCATTCTTGAACTCCAGCTCCCCGTATACATCTTCAAAATCCTCACCACCACCCTTGGCTGTCCCCTCCACTGTCCTAAAGGGGACGATTACTGTGCCCCGGGCACCTGATGTCCGCAGAACCTTGACCTCCAGGACACCAATACTCTCGCTGACACGAATAGTGCCGCATTCAAAAGTGAAGATGCCTGCATGGTCATCATCCAAGATGGTGACTGTGGCCACATAAGGGGATGCCAGGATGGCCCGAGGCAATGGAAGACTATTGAGTACTATTGGAGGCTTCCCCTCCTCTGGTTGCTCCTCCTCTATGCGGACGTTGCTCAACCTCACGAAGAAGTGTTCATCCTCCTCAAAAATGTCATCATCAATGATGCCTACCGAGaactctttctgggtctctcctggTTTCAGGACCACAGTGCCCTCTGTGAACTCATAGTCAGCCCCAGCATTGGCGGAACCATCCTCTGTTTTGTAGTCCACATACACGGTCTTAGACATGTCCCCCCCTTTCCTCACCACTGTCAGGAGCACAGCTCCACAGTTCTCCAGGCACTGGTAAGAGCATGGATCAAAGAAGACCTTCGAGACAAAGTCCTCAGGCTCATTGGTGTGCACCTCGTTTATGCTGGAGGTCTTTTTGGCTTGTTCTGCTGCATGCTTCTTCAGGATATTGCCTGCGCCGGTCATCATCCGGGTAGCTTGGATCCGGTAGAAGGCACGACTCTTCTGCTGATGGGAAAGAGCATAGTAATTGGCCATCTCTACCAGCTGATCTAAGTCCTTCTCTGGGTGTTTTTGCTTCAGATCCTTTAGAATCCGGATCATTTCTCTGCGGGACTCATCTACTTCCTTCCCTTCCAGGGGCACCAGGTTCCCATCCAGGAAGTGGGAATTCATCATTTTCCCATCCATCTCAATGCCCTTAGGATGATCACCCTCTGTCTCTATGATAACTCCTCGGTGTTTATCTGTGCGGTACTTTTTGTGCATGTATTTGTAGAAGAGTAGTCGCCTATCTGCCACCCAGGCCAGAAGGACACACactggaaagaaggagagagtgagaagaCCTTCCCAAACCTGAACCACACCAGGAGAGAAGACTGCCAGGATCATATAAAGCCAGATGTAAGCAAAGATGCTCCAAGCAGCCGTGATGAGGAAGACTCGTAGGTGCTTGATCTTTCGAGTCTCTCCATCAGGGATCACGTAGACGCAGATGCCAATGATGATGAACATGTTAAAGGCTGCGCTACCTACGATGGTGGAAGGTCCCAGGTCCCCGGCAATGAACCCGTGACCACACACCTCAATTAAAGAGAGAAGGATCTCAGGAGCAGAGGAACCCAGGGCCATCAGGGTCAGGTTGGAGACAGTTTCATTCCAGATCCGAATCGTTGTGGTGCTGGTCTCTCCATTGGGCTTTTTGATAGTCACCTCTCTCTCTTGAGAAGTGATGACTTCAATAGATGCCATGAAGCGGTCGGCAATGATGGACACCCCAAGGAACATGTATATCAGGGCCACAAAATAGACAATGACCCTGGCAATCTTGTCCCCAAGGGAAGGGTTCTCCGGGTACCAGATTGGTAGGATGACACCCTCCTTGCAGTCCGATGACTCTGAACAGGACTCATTGTTCTGCCCTGCACTGGGCACCTCCCCCGAGCTGCCAGCCTCTGCCCGAAGACCATTTAGGAAGAGCACAAAAGTAATCAGCCCAAAatggaggaaggcagaggtgAGAGGCTGCAACCCTAACCACGCCATACACAAGACTTAGCCGCTGGCTTCCACTGCAGCACCAATGGTCCTCCTGACAGGCCAGAGACCTAGAAAAGACCAGAGAGGCAGGGAAAGGCATGAGCAAAAGGGGGACAGCAAATGGCAGGTTCCCACCAACACAAATTGATGTTTCACCTTGAGCGACATATTGTACTAACATATGGGGCAGTCTCTCACTCGGAAAAAAAGATGTCAATGGGAGGCACAAATAGTGGCTCTGTCCGCAGGACCATCTGGTGGAGACTCAGCTGAAGAATGGCTTAAAAGAGCTGGGAATATTGGTAATGAAAACATAAGTGATACCCTTCCAGTCCTGTCTCCAAACCCCACTGTTATCTGTGAGAGTTCTCAAGAATCAACTGAAAAGAGGCCAAGCATGACCTGAATCCTCATCCCTTGTACTGTTTCTAGGGTTTTCGGGCTCCTTTACCCACACTATTTTCATGCTTAAGAATTCTGCATCACATATGTGTGCAAGAGTACATACGGAATTGAACTTTTTTCATGGACTACTCCCCCAAAATAGAACACATCGCTCTGCATGCAATTGAGCCCACCTGAGAGGAACTCCCTCCCTGAATGCAAAATTTGTCCAGGCAAGCTGTAATTCTGACATTTCTTGGGAAATCAGGGTGGATAGTGTAGggaagctccctgcaggggagctaAACGGAGGTCCCCATGAGCTGTACTACAGGCCCGGTCCACGGCCACCTCCGTCCTCCAGCAAAACATGCTTACAGACCGTTTGAGACAGTCAGTTACAGGAAGATGAAAATCAGTCAGCCACTCAATTCCAAACCCAGACGCTGAAAAGGCCAAGTGATAGAAATCACTATTAATAAAACATTCAAGTGGctcttgaatacattttttttaaactgtagacAAGATTTGGGGGTGAAATGCAGCCCCATCTGCTGGCCTCAAACTGCTAAGAGGTGAGCATGAATTCAGGAGAATGGGAAGAAATTCAGCAGGATCTATGGATTCATCTTTGCACTCACCTCATTCAGATGCAATGAGAATGCAAATAACCATGctacagcttttttaaaaagaagctatttGCCCATTTTCTACCTCTGCTACAGCCCTGTGCATTAACTTTAGTAACAGAAGAATGCtagtttcagggcacctgggtggctcagtagattaagcatctgccttcaaatcaggtcatgatcccagggtcctgggattgagccccacatcaggctccctgcttagcagggtgcctgcttctccctgtctccctctatCTGCTGTACCCTCtgcttgttctgtctctctctctctctgtctctctgtctctctcactctcaaataatcttttaaaaatgttaattttatctgTACTACACCTTACAGGGTTCCAAGTCCTGTCCCTGCTCTCCACTGCTTCCCATCTCAGAAAATGGCACTGCCATCCACCCAGTTACTCACACAAGACATCTGCAGGCCTTCCTCTTGTTCCTGTCCCTTGTCCATCCAGCACCAACACCTAGActctccttccatctctcctAGCACTGCCACAGCTGCCATTAGCCTTCACTTCATGAATCTACTGCAGTGACCTCCTAATTGAACTCCCCACTCCAATTCTTGCCTTTCCCCACTTCATTTCCTTACACAGCAATAGTCACCTTTTCTAAAAACTCCAAATCTACACTATCACTTCCCTATTTGAACTCCTTCAGTAGTTTCCTCTTATTCTTAATATAAAGACTCTTTACTGAGTGACCTGCAAAGTCTCACATAAGctaccttcttcctcctctccccctttaTTTTTTGCCCCTCTCCTTCTAACCACATTTCAGCAACAATGGCCTTTATATCAGGCCCTGGATGACACCAAGTTATTttccacctcaggacctttgtacgTGACATCAGCCACGATGATGAAATGACTTGTACTTCTTGGCACCCACACTCTTAACAATGCTTTAGATCTCAGCTTAAGTGTCACTGTCCCAGAAAAAAATTACCCTCATTCCTAAAGATGGTCAACCTTCTCTGTTCCTCTCATCACACTCTACTTTTCCTTTATGGCATTTATTAAACTTTGAAATTACATGTTTGTTTGTGGGATTATATAATTAATGTCTAGCTCAGCCATTAAACCGTGAATGAAAGCAAAGAGGATAGTTATTCTGTTTATTGTGGTACCCTAAATAGTCAAttggtaagtgctcagtaaatgtctgtTCTTAGAATAAATAAACATAGCCACTATGGAAGCTTCCTCGGGGCTGtgaactgaattgtgtcccctccccaCAACTCATATGTTGAACCCCTAAACCCCAGTGTGACTGTATTGGGAGATAGGGCTTTTAGGagataattaaagttaaataaggGTATAAGGGTGCGTCCTCCTCTGATAGGACTGATggctttataagaagaggaagagagagagtattCTCCGTCTGCCACATGGTGAGAAAGTAGCCATAGGCAAGTGAGGaaaagagctctcaccagaaaatGAATTGGCCAGCACTTTGATCTCAGacattccagcctccagaaccatgagaaaataaatttctattgtttaaactacccggtctgtggtattttgttatggccgCCTGAGCTGATTAATACACTCAGACATCAGCCTTCTTTAACGCCACTTTATGACCTGAATTACAGCcatttccttcagaaaaaaaaaaaaaatagagagatcTCATAGACGAATCCTGACTAGATTTGAGAGGCTATGTATGACCTCTTTAAACCCCCAAGGCTTGTACCTAAAGAGAAATTCCCTCCAGGACACAGTATGCCTTGATGCATACTGTAATCATGAAGGCCTCCCTTCCAAAGAGCTGGATTAACTTGGTTTCATATTCCCCAGAATGGCAGCCAAGTGCTGAGGTCCACATTCCCCTTGGTCCAGGTACTGGGGGTCATCACAGCATGTGCTTGGGGCTTTGACCTCACTCAGAAAAGAAGAGGTTATGAGGATGTTGGAAGAGTGGGGCAGCTGAAGCTGTTCAGTATCCATGTTCAAAGGCTGAAATGTCTCATAATCTGCAATGAACAGAGACCTTCCCCCTTCACAGGTTTGGCATCGGAGAAATGTGGACAGAGAAGGATCTTGACACCTTGCCTTAACCTCTGAAAACCCTCCATTTTGTGGATTCCAATAAGCCCCATGCAGTAAGAGACAGAAGGTGGGCACAGCTGGAGCAGCTATTTGATCAGGAGCCAACATGGTGACACGAGGTGGCAGCTGCATGGATTAGCCAACCGGAAGGGGGTGGGCCATCCACAGGTTAGGGACAAGGGCTGGCTTTCTGAAGTCAAAGGACACAGAACACTTAGGTAGTAGAGTCATCCTGATCAACAGGGCACAGGGACTCCCGCTTATCTCACCCCACAGGAGAATTAGGATGATCGTGGTCTTCGCTCACCTAGATCTTGCAGACATCTATGGTAACAGGTATTTTGGGGAATATGTTGTCAGGTGGTCAGAATCAGGGGCCGCTttagaaagacacagagaaaacaaatgaactgaaggaaaagatgaaagaaaacaaggaaagaaggTGGCTAGTAAGTGCCTGCACTGAATTCTTGTAATTGAAGGTAGAAAATGGCCTGTGAATTCCAAGTTGTTCCTTCTGCCCCCGCCAGGCGATGGTTTCTGCCTGAGATGTTAGGAGGAGAGTGGACACTGCTGATGACCTGGCCAGTGGTCACTTTTTTGTGATGTTACCCTTTTCCCAGACAAAATTGAGGCAGATTCTAACCCACTTGGGATCCACCCAGCTCCTTTAAGACCCAAATGATCTTCTGTGGTTCCAGAAGGTTCGTAATCAGCCCTAAGGCATACTCAGGGATATGATTCAGCTTGAGAACCCCAACACCACCCCAAATAATGAAGACATTAATAATAGTCACTAACACATATAAGTGCTTGGTGTGTGCATCATGCTAGGTACTTCTTCATTTAACTTTCATAATGATCCTATAAGATTAGTACTATTTTTATCCCTGTTTTACGTTTTGGGGAACTAAGTCTTAATTAAGTCAGTTAATCAAAGTATAAAGCAAGGAAGTAGCAGAGCCGAAGCTCACATGCAGGTGACATAAAATTTATGGTTTTAACCACTCCATTTTACTAAGGTGTCCTACTTCGCTGTAGAATATCCATGGCCCCCTGTCAGCTTCCAGTTTTCTGTAGACTTAGAGGCAACATGACTGACCCATCCAGTCTGCCATGAAACATTAACCATTTGGTAGAGCTGCCTAGTTCCCAGCCTTCCTGGGGTGTCCCGGCTGCCTGATGCAGTCTGCCACCTGGACATTCTCCTTCCCATCAGTTCAGTTTGACAAAATTAGCAAAAACTGTTGGTTTGCCAGGCTTGGCACTAGATGTTGATGGGCAGAATGAAATGTAAGACACAGGCTTTGCCCTCAAAGATACAATCCAGCAGGGGTGGAGAACTGCACAAATAGGCATTTTTACTATAGTAAGTGAAGGTTCGGTCAGAATGGTTTGGGCACATGAGGAGGGCGCTGAGCCAGCCTGGGGATTCAGGGAGGCGTTCTGAAGGAAGTGATCCTTGAAATGAGTCTTCAAGCATGAGTGAGCTTTAGtcaaaaagaagggaaggaaggaaggaaggaaggaaggaaggaaggaaggaaggaaggaaggaaggaaggaaggaaggaaggaaggagggaagggagggagggagggagggaggaagggagggaggaagggaggaaagggaggaaagggatGGTGGGAGAGTAGAGTAGGAATCTGGAGCCCTTATGTCAAGAACCTTAGGGTCCCAGAAACCTCTACCGCCTTTGGAAAACTTTCCTTGACAATGCCGTCTTCCTCTAGGGAAGATgaaaaggggagggaagggaaggaagggggaaggaagaggagggaagagaaggaaggaagacagactTTTGAGTCAAAAGGATAGGCCAAGCAAAGATATGGAGACATGCAAAAGCCTGCTGTGTGCCTGGGACTACAGGGAATTCAGCGCGAGGCAGGAGTGGTGAAGACTGGACATGTAGGGGGGACTCCATTCATGGCAAGTCTTATATGCCAGGCTGAGAAGATGGATTTTATCTGAAGGGCAGTGAAAAGCCAATGACAGGACTGTTAGCAGGGGAGTGACATGGTCTTATCTGTATTTCAGAAAAACCAGTTTGGATAAAGGGTTTAAGATGGCTATAAGAGGAACAAGACCAGAACAGGACGATCAGTTAGAGGTCTATTGGAAGCAGCACAGATACACCTAAAGAGAATGGGCCTGGGGTATTTGCTGCATATGATGACCCTCTGTCCCCATGTCACATTCCTCTTCCTCAGCTGAACCAATGCCCGGGCGCAGCCCATGGCTTCTCATCCCTTTCCCGGATTATTATCCGAACACCCCCAGGGGCCATCTGCAAGGTGTCTGTGTCCTCAGCAGTGGCTCCTGACATCTTTTAATATCACTGGCAAATTTAATTAAAGTCACTGTTCCTCTGCTCTTCCAGATCATTAATAAAACAGTGCCACCAGGCCAGACTGAGCAAATCTCCCTCCTGCTACGCCCTCACTTTCTCCAATGGGAACACTGCTCCAGGCCTGTCACCAGCCTGGGTAGAGCTGTCCTGCTCTGCTTCTAAATCTGGGCCCCTGCACAGGCGTCACAGCCAATTTACATGAAACTTTTTTGTGCAGCCAGGCTGCTCTGGATCCCACGTGTCTCGGGAGTACAAGACCACTGCATCTTCTCCTGCACTTCCCTACGGGGACATGCATCAGTGCAGAGTCCTCTCTGTGGCAGTACTCCCCAGACACACAGGAGCTAAAGCCCTCACACTCTCAATAGGAAAGATGTGACGTCAGCCACTTAGGTACTTTGACTGTCATGACAGGAACTTGGATCCAAGGAGGAAAACATAATGATGCTGGATTTTGTTCCTTATTACCTCTTTGAATCTTGATAGTGAAGGAGGTACTATTATCATCATGCTCTGTTTTTACAGATAAGCCAATTTGAGCTCataaagattaagtaatttgcctgaaATCACAGTaaggggcagctcaggtggctcagaagtttagtgccgccttcggcccagggcgtgatcctggagtcctgggatcgagtcccacatcgggctccctgcatggagcctgcttctccctctgcctgtgtctctgcccctctctctctctcatgaataaataaataaaaccttaaaaaaaaaatcacagtaagtAGAAAGTGAAGCATTTGAGTACTGGCAGCCGAGCTCCAGGGCATACAGTTGTCAACCACTGGCTTAGTATGTACCCTGGGTTTGGGGGGTCCCCTTTGAGCAAGCGCCCAGGAAGGATGGGGTAAGCTTTTCTGGACGTGCAGTTCTCCCCATGAGCTTGGCGGCTCTCCATACCCCAAGGCAGCCTGGGGTATGAGTGATAGAGCCCCAAATTTGAAAGCAGGAGGTGAGAACATTTTTCACAAGCTGTAAGAACTTAGAGTCAGTGAGACTCTCAGGGGATTAGCTTCCTTGTCCAGAAAATTCACGTCGGGTTGGACCATCTCCATAGGTCCTTTGAGACAAAGATGCTCTGATTGCAGGCAGGCCTGTCTCTCCAAAGACAAGGAACAGAAGAGACACATTCAAGTTAGCTTGGCCCAGAACAGTGCGAGAAACAGGCACAGAATTCAGACTCCCAGGAGCCCTCTGCAGAAGAGGGTATGttaaggaaggatggaaggaaaaggGACCCAAGAAAAAGtcaaggagggatgcctgggtggctcagcggttaagcgtctgccttcagctcagggcatgatcctgaagacccgggatcgagtcccacatcaagctccctgcacggaacctgcttctccctctgcctatgtctcgcctctctctctctgtctctctgtctgtctctcatgaataaataaaattttaagaagaaagaaagaaagaagagagaaagagagaaagagagaaagaaagaaagaaagaaagaaagaaagaaagaaagaaagaagagagaaagagagagaaagaaaaagaaagaaagaaagaaagaaagaaagaaagaaagaaagaaagaaagaaagaaagaaagaaaggaaggaaggaaggaaggaaaaagtcaAGGAAAGCCTACCTTCCGGAGTTGCCAAATGCACACAGGATCAAATCCATTTTATAAACAACCACTCTTTGGATGCCCATCCGGAGCCAAGTATTTGCTAGTGATTAGGAGTATGGCCATGAATGAGCTACGCCACGTCCTCAACCTCACAGAGTTTATCTTCTGATAAGGGATAGAGACAAATAAGTAATTACAGGAATAATTGATGATAATGATGTCCCAGGAAGTAATATCTTTTTCTTGTGCTGCTCTGAGCTCTCAGGCCACTGCACAGGTGCTTCAAACCATGTGGGCAGGGCTGCAATGCAGCATGGCTTTATAATACAGAGAATCTTGCAGGAGTGCGTGAGATGGCATTTTACCGTTCTTGCTTCTCCTGTCTCATGAGATGGTCATATTTGCCTTCCCTAGAAGTCCCTCAGATTCTTAATAACATCCAAACCATAGGGTAAGTTCATGGAACCCTGCTGACATTTTCCTAGGCACTATCATACCAGAAGAGGAAGCCCCCTGGTTAGTGTTGAGGAGCAGCAGGTCTTAGGCTCCTTGTGCTTTatataaaccattttttaaatgacaacaaaaacaataaccatATCTATTCATCAAGCACCTACCCTATGGCCAGCATTGCAGTAAGCACTTTTATGGCTGCTATTATTTAATACCGAAGCACCCCACAATGAGACATATTATTATCTGTGTGAGAAATGAGGGTACTTGGGCTCAAAGATTAATAACCTACCCAAAGTCCACTAGATGAGCAAGTAGCACAGCTGAGCTATGAAATTTGGTCTGTCAAGTGCCAAAATCTGCTTTCCAACCTCAAGGGATGAAAGGGATGGGTGGGAGAGTAGAGTAGGAATCTGGAGCCCTTATGTCAAGAACCTTAGGGTCCCAGAAACCTCTACCGCCTTTGGAAAACTTTCCTTGACAATGCCATCTTCCTCTAGCTTCAAAATGACTCAGTTAGTCTTCTGTGTTCCTGTAGCACTCTGGCCGCCACTGAAGCACTTTTACATTGACCTGGGCTTATCTGTGTATGTGTCCATCTTCCGCACTTTTATGGAAATTCCCAGAAGAATCTCAACTCAATATTgagaagctttatttttatttttattttaggacaaGTGGTCACACTCAGTGAAACTCTATTGATAGGGCTATGAGGTTGGACCTGACCTCTGATATCCTCTCTGCCTCTAAAATTCTATGGCTCAAAAGCTCACTGATTCTACGATTCTAAGGCTTACCAGACTCTGTGGAGGCTCAAGGATTTTTGCTCTCTGCAAGTCTGTGACAGATCTAGGGAGTCACAAACAATGAGAGTGGGCCAGATAGGAAGAGGAGAAGCTCTGCCCACTTAacttctgctcctcccactgctaGAACTACAACTGCCTCTAAGTAACCCCCCAAGCCAGAGGCAGGAATGAAACACTAGGATTACATGCTGGAGAGCACTGTGCATTAGAATAactttggagttttaaaaaaatacagacaccTAAATCCTGCTCCAGACCTAAGTTTTGGACTCTCTGGGAGTGGAGTCCAGATATCTACATTTCTTAAAAGTTCCTTACCTGGTTTTGAGGTATAGCCAAGGttgaaaatcctagaagagaagagaagggatgcAGCCTGACTATGATACTTGCATCTCAGTAATTCTAATCATTAGAGACTTTCTTTGGCTAGGAGAAGTCTTAGTGTATGGTGAGCTGACTCACAATGGGTACCAAAAAGTCTTTCTATGTTCTGGACAAATATCCCACACTCCTGGACTTTCGCTTTCAAATCTTGCCAAGGATATGCCGACTCATACAAGTAgatttttccctttgtctctccctAAACCTGCTGTCTGCTTGGTTTACACTTTTACTAA comes from the Canis aureus isolate CA01 chromosome 9, VMU_Caureus_v.1.0, whole genome shotgun sequence genome and includes:
- the SLC8A3 gene encoding sodium/calcium exchanger 3 isoform X4 is translated as MAWLGLQPLTSAFLHFGLITFVLFLNGLRAEAGSSGEVPSAGQNNESCSESSDCKEGVILPIWYPENPSLGDKIARVIVYFVALIYMFLGVSIIADRFMASIEVITSQEREVTIKKPNGETSTTTIRIWNETVSNLTLMALGSSAPEILLSLIEVCGHGFIAGDLGPSTIVGSAAFNMFIIIGICVYVIPDGETRKIKHLRVFLITAAWSIFAYIWLYMILAVFSPGVVQVWEGLLTLSFFPVCVLLAWVADRRLLFYKYMHKKYRTDKHRGVIIETEGDHPKGIEMDGKMMNSHFLDGNLVPLEGKEVDESRREMIRILKDLKQKHPEKDLDQLVEMANYYALSHQQKSRAFYRIQATRMMTGAGNILKKHAAEQAKKTSSINEVHTNEPEDFVSKVFFDPCSYQCLENCGAVLLTVVRKGGDMSKTVYVDYKTEDGSANAGADYEFTEGTVVLKPGETQKEFSVGIIDDDIFEEDEHFFVRLSNVRIEEEQPEEGKPPIVLNSLPLPRAILASPYVATVTILDDDHAGIFTFECGTIRVSESIGVLEVKVLRTSGARGTVIVPFRTVEGTAKGGGEDFEDVYGELEFKNDETVKTIRVKIVDEEEYERQENFFIVLGEPKWMERGISEVTDRKLTVEEEEAKRIAEMGKPVLGEHPKVEVIIEESFEFKNTVDKLIKKTNLAMVVGTHSWRDQFMEAITVSAAGDEDEDESGEERLPSCFDYVMHFLTVFWKVLFACVPPTEYCHGWACFVVSILIIGMLTAIIGDLASHFGCTIGLKDSVTAVVFVAFGTSVPDMFASKAAAIQDMYSDASIGNVTGSNAINVFLGIGLAWSVAAIYWALQGQEFYVSAGTLAFSVTLFTIFAFVCISVLLYRRRPHLGGELGGPRGCKLATTWLFVSLWLLYILFATLEAYCYIRGF
- the SLC8A3 gene encoding sodium/calcium exchanger 3 isoform X3; translated protein: MAWLGLQPLTSAFLHFGLITFVLFLNGLRAEAGSSGEVPSAGQNNESCSESSDCKEGVILPIWYPENPSLGDKIARVIVYFVALIYMFLGVSIIADRFMASIEVITSQEREVTIKKPNGETSTTTIRIWNETVSNLTLMALGSSAPEILLSLIEVCGHGFIAGDLGPSTIVGSAAFNMFIIIGICVYVIPDGETRKIKHLRVFLITAAWSIFAYIWLYMILAVFSPGVVQVWEGLLTLSFFPVCVLLAWVADRRLLFYKYMHKKYRTDKHRGVIIETEGDHPKGIEMDGKMMNSHFLDGNLVPLEGKEVDESRREMIRILKDLKQKHPEKDLDQLVEMANYYALSHQQKSRAFYRIQATRMMTGAGNILKKHAAEQAKKTSSINEVHTNEPEDFVSKVFFDPCSYQCLENCGAVLLTVVRKGGDMSKTVYVDYKTEDGSANAGADYEFTEGTVVLKPGETQKEFSVGIIDDDIFEEDEHFFVRLSNVRIEEEQPEEGKPPIVLNSLPLPRAILASPYVATVTILDDDHAGIFTFECGTIRVSESIGVLEVKVLRTSGARGTVIVPFRTVEGTAKGGGEDFEDVYGELEFKNDETVKTIPIKVIDDEAYEKNKNYFIEMMGPRMVDMSLQKEVTDRKLTVEEEEAKRIAEMGKPVLGEHPKVEVIIEESFEFKNTVDKLIKKTNLAMVVGTHSWRDQFMEAITVSAAGDEDEDESGEERLPSCFDYVMHFLTVFWKVLFACVPPTEYCHGWACFVVSILIIGMLTAIIGDLASHFGCTIGLKDSVTAVVFVAFGTSVPDMFASKAAAIQDMYSDASIGNVTGSNAINVFLGIGLAWSVAAIYWALQGQEFYVSAGTLAFSVTLFTIFAFVCISVLLYRRRPHLGGELGGPRGCKLATTWLFVSLWLLYILFATLEAYCYIRGF
- the SLC8A3 gene encoding sodium/calcium exchanger 3 isoform X1, whose amino-acid sequence is MAWLGLQPLTSAFLHFGLITFVLFLNGLRAEAGSSGEVPSAGQNNESCSESSDCKEGVILPIWYPENPSLGDKIARVIVYFVALIYMFLGVSIIADRFMASIEVITSQEREVTIKKPNGETSTTTIRIWNETVSNLTLMALGSSAPEILLSLIEVCGHGFIAGDLGPSTIVGSAAFNMFIIIGICVYVIPDGETRKIKHLRVFLITAAWSIFAYIWLYMILAVFSPGVVQVWEGLLTLSFFPVCVLLAWVADRRLLFYKYMHKKYRTDKHRGVIIETEGDHPKGIEMDGKMMNSHFLDGNLVPLEGKEVDESRREMIRILKDLKQKHPEKDLDQLVEMANYYALSHQQKSRAFYRIQATRMMTGAGNILKKHAAEQAKKTSSINEVHTNEPEDFVSKVFFDPCSYQCLENCGAVLLTVVRKGGDMSKTVYVDYKTEDGSANAGADYEFTEGTVVLKPGETQKEFSVGIIDDDIFEEDEHFFVRLSNVRIEEEQPEEGKPPIVLNSLPLPRAILASPYVATVTILDDDHAGIFTFECGTIRVSESIGVLEVKVLRTSGARGTVIVPFRTVEGTAKGGGEDFEDVYGELEFKNDETVKTIPIKVIDDEAYEKNKNYFIEMMGPRMVDMSLQKALLLSPEVTDRKLTVEEEEAKRIAEMGKPVLGEHPKVEVIIEESFEFKNTVDKLIKKTNLAMVVGTHSWRDQFMEAITVSAAGDEDEDESGEERLPSCFDYVMHFLTVFWKVLFACVPPTEYCHGWACFVVSILIIGMLTAIIGDLASHFGCTIGLKDSVTAVVFVAFGTSVPDMFASKAAAIQDMYSDASIGNVTGSNAINVFLGIGLAWSVAAIYWALQGQEFYVSAGTLAFSVTLFTIFAFVCISVLLYRRRPHLGGELGGPRGCKLATTWLFVSLWLLYILFATLEAYCYIRGF